The nucleotide window ACGTGTCAGCCCAGCGCGCGCGCGCGAAACACCCACTCATGATCGTTCCTCCGATCCATTCATCGTGCCGGCTCCTTCGTGTTTTCACATCTGGATCACAGATGCAGCGGCTTGATCGGCGACAGGACCGCCGCCGGATTGTTCTTCCACAGCGATTCGCCGGCATCGACATAGAGCTCGACTTCATTGCCGTCCGGATCGCGCAAATAGAGACTTTGGCTGACTGTATGGTCGCTCATGCCGTCGATGGCGACGCCGGCTTGTTCCAAGTCCTTTTTGGCGGCGCGCAATTCGTCGAGAGTGTCGCCGATCTTGATCCCGATGTGATAGAGTCCGCGCCTTCGGCCGGCCGGCGGCCCCGGCGCCTCACCGACTTGAATCAACAACAGTTCATGATGGGTGCGGCCCGAGGTCAGCGCGGCCGCCGCTCCATTGAAGATCCGCCCGACTTCCTCGAAGCCCAGCAGATCACGATAAAATGCCAACGCCCGTTCGAGATCCTTCACATAGAACACGACGTGACCGAGGTAGTGAGCTTTCATGTCGTGGCTCCTCGTTACCTGATCGGGATCAGCGCTCCGTTGATTTGGGCGGCTTCATCGGAGGCGAGAAACATCAAGGTCTGGGCGATAGATCCGGGCCTGACCCAGGTGGACGGATCGGCATCCGGCATGGCCTTCCTATTGCCGGACGTGTCGATCGTACCGGGCAACACTCCGTTGACCGTTACGCCCGACCCGGTCAGTTCGATTGAGAGGGTGCGAATCAGCGAGACGAGGCCCGACTTCGACACGATGTAGGCCGCCGCCCCGGGAAACGGCTCGACGGCCGCCCAGGCCGCCACATGCAGGAGACGTCCGGCTCGACGCTCCATCATGTGGGGCAGCACGGCTTTTGAGAGCAGAAAGGCCGGAGTCAGATTCATGGTCAACATCCGCTGCCAGAGGGACACATCGCTGTCCGTGAGGCGCCCCATCGCAAAGCCGCCGACCAGGTTGACCAGTACATCAAGACGGCCCGCTGTTCTGATCACCTCATCCACGAGGCGACGGACGGAGGGTTCATCGGTCACATCCGCCTCCATCGCGTTCCCGGCTGCAACCGCTGCCGGCGGCGGATGACGGTCTACCGTGATCACGCGGGCGCCGGATTGCGCGAAGGCCGGGGTGACCGTCTGACCCAGCGCGCCGGACCCTCCGGCGATCACCACGACTTTCCCCTTCAACGACATGGGTATGTTTCCCTTACTGTGCCGTCTCTAGCCTGTCGGCTCGCTGTCGAGCTGATGAGCCTTGCGCCCGCCGCGCACAAGCGGATGGTCCGGCACCTGTCCCTCGACCATGAGGCTCGCCATTGCCGCCGCCCGCGCGACCAGTTCCTGGGCCCCTTCCCGCAGCTCCCGACTGTTTTGGACTTCGATGACGTTCCGTTCCATATCTTCGGCGCTCCACCCCCTCGAATGGGCGATGAACGGAAACTGCGGAAACTGGCAGCCGACTTCGGCCCAGAACGTCATAAGTTGGCCGGCCACACCTTGGACATTGTCCTGCCCGCCCATTGTCCGTCCGGCATGAGTCGCTCCTAGGCAGAGGAGGTCGCGACGCTTCTTACGGTTTGGAGCCGGTGTCGTAGTAGAACCGCTCGTGCACGATCTTGCCGTTGTTCCACCTCGCCACGGACACCTGTTCCATATGGACCGGCTGGCCGTTGGTGGCGATGAAATCCATCGTGCCTTCATAGAACGTCACGTTGTCGCCCGCCGCGCTGGCCTTGACGGCGAACCCCTTCCATTCCTTCACTCCGTTCAGAAACTGCTTCTCCCGTTCGATGTTCGCCGCCAGACCTCTGGTCGGAGGGTTGGCGTTATCTTGCATCACCGCCTCCTTGTCGTAGAATTCGTTCATCGCTTCGATGATCTTGCCGTTACGGATATGATCAAGCAAGCCCTGGAGTCGTTGCTGAAGTTGGGTTGTGCTCATCGTTTCTTCTCCTTTCGCGTCGGTTTGGTAAACGTCAGGCCGGCTTTCTGCACCTCCTGGTAGGGGAGGAGCCAGACGAGCGACTCGTCGCTCAGATCGACCACTTGAATGCGATTGCCCCAAGGATCGCGGAAGTCGCACCGGAATCCCGGCGCCAACTTGAGCTTATATTTTCTGATCAGCTTATTGCGTACCTCCTTGATCTGCTCCTCATCGCGCACCATCAGCCCGAAATGTTTCGTGCGATCCGGCTGGAGTGTGTCGACCTCGAAGATCGCCATGAACTGATGCTCGCCGAGCTTGCACCAGGCGGCGCCTTCGCCCCCGCGCAGCATCGTGAGTCCGAACACGTCGGAGTAGAACCGCACGGCCTTTTTCGCATCCGTGACTTCGATGACCACATGATTGCACCCATAGACCTGCACCGCCATGGTTCACCTCCTACCTGC belongs to Nitrospira sp. and includes:
- a CDS encoding SDR family NAD(P)-dependent oxidoreductase; translated protein: MSLKGKVVVIAGGSGALGQTVTPAFAQSGARVITVDRHPPPAAVAAGNAMEADVTDEPSVRRLVDEVIRTAGRLDVLVNLVGGFAMGRLTDSDVSLWQRMLTMNLTPAFLLSKAVLPHMMERRAGRLLHVAAWAAVEPFPGAAAYIVSKSGLVSLIRTLSIELTGSGVTVNGVLPGTIDTSGNRKAMPDADPSTWVRPGSIAQTLMFLASDEAAQINGALIPIR
- a CDS encoding ester cyclase; this translates as MSTTQLQQRLQGLLDHIRNGKIIEAMNEFYDKEAVMQDNANPPTRGLAANIEREKQFLNGVKEWKGFAVKASAAGDNVTFYEGTMDFIATNGQPVHMEQVSVARWNNGKIVHERFYYDTGSKP
- a CDS encoding VOC family protein; translated protein: MAVQVYGCNHVVIEVTDAKKAVRFYSDVFGLTMLRGGEGAAWCKLGEHQFMAIFEVDTLQPDRTKHFGLMVRDEEQIKEVRNKLIRKYKLKLAPGFRCDFRDPWGNRIQVVDLSDESLVWLLPYQEVQKAGLTFTKPTRKEKKR
- a CDS encoding VOC family protein, with amino-acid sequence MKAHYLGHVVFYVKDLERALAFYRDLLGFEEVGRIFNGAAAALTSGRTHHELLLIQVGEAPGPPAGRRRGLYHIGIKIGDTLDELRAAKKDLEQAGVAIDGMSDHTVSQSLYLRDPDGNEVELYVDAGESLWKNNPAAVLSPIKPLHL